The Candidatus Desulfarcum epimagneticum DNA segment GACAGTTTAGCTTTTTTGTGGATGCCGATTTGGAATACTGTATTTTTTGTACCTTTGGGTTTTCTGTTTGGTTATATTATTGACAGGCAGTTGGTTGCCAAGCAAGGTAATGATACCAAAGAGCAAAACGAATGAACATAAGCGCATAAAGGCATACCGAAGTCAAAGCTTGAACAGTGAATGATGCCCGGGCCGGGATCGCGGATCGCCCGGGGAACCTGATGGAGTTCCTTGGGCCATGAAAAAAACAGAGACAGGCGAATAAAACTCGGTCATTGAATCGCGTCAATCCCGGAGCGCTCCCCATGAGCGGCTGTCTCTTCAAAATGCCCGGAGCGTCGGGGATCTGAAGCCGATTCGATTGAAAGCCTGAAACCCAGTGAATGAAGGATGGAGCGAAGCGTGTTTATTTTTGGATTTCCTTTTTTCGAAAGAGTTCTGTAAAGGGTTTGTCGGTTCAGTTCTGTATGTTTTGAAAGCTTCGTGATGCCTCCCCGCGCTTCCGCGACCGTTCGAAGGGCCATGAGGAACGCTTCCGTATTCCCGTCTCTAAAGTATTCATCAAGAGAGCGCCTGAGATATTCGGCCGCCTCCCCGGGGTCTTTCATTTTTTCCGTCACAAGTTCCCTGTAATTCCCCATGTCTCTCTCCTTTTATACTCCTTAATGCGAAAATGGATTTGACATGGGCTGAAAGGCCGATTAAAATAGCTATAGATATCCACATTCAGGAGACGTGATATGAAAACGGTTCAGATGACCCTTGATGAAGACCTGGTTCAAACGGTTGATCGTATCTCGAAACAGCTTCACACCACTCGCTCCGCTTTCACACGAAAGGCGCTTCGAGAGGCCATTGACCGTCACAATATTGACCGCCTGGAGCGCCGGCATCGGGAGGGATACGAGCGGCGACCGGTGGGAGGTGATGAATTCTCGGTTTGGGAAAAAGAGCAGGATTGGGGCGACGCGTGAAACACGGCGAAATTCGCTGGTATAAATTCGCCCGGCCGGACAAAAAAAGGCCGGTTCTCATCCTGACCCGGGATTCTGCGCTGGACTATCTGGGGGAGGCGACTGTCGCGCCCATTACAACCACAACACGCGACATACCGTCCGAGGTTTTTCTCTCAAAAGCCGACGGCATGCCAAAGGATTGCGCGATTAACTGTGACCATCTGCAAACGGTTTCCAAGGCGAAGATCGGCTCCCTGATCTCAACCTTGTCCCCGTCAAAAATGTCTGATGTCGGCCGGGCGATCCGCTTTGCTCTTGGGATCTGAAACATCTCAGGAACCATTTTTGAGCCCCTTCCCGATGATATCGGCGCCGCTCCACCGCCTTTTCTCTCCGGCCTCATCCTTGTCACGCGCCGGGCGCTTTCTCCTTTTCCCGCTCTTTTTTCTCCACCACGCAATAAATGCCGCCCTCTTCCAGGCCCGGCCCGAAGCAGCCGTTGCACGAAATGCACGCGGCGGGTCTTCGGTCCCCTTTCATCCACCGGCCGGGCATATCCGGCTCCCGGATCAGGGGCCTGGACATGGCCACATAATCGACGGCCCCTGAAGAGACGGCGTCTTCGCAGACATCGTAAGACCGAAATCCCCCCACCGACATCACGGGACAGGCCGCCACCTCCCGGACCCGGCGGGCGGCGTCCAGATTGTAGGCCTCCTTTTCGGGCGCGTTGATCTTTTTTCGAGCCGGGGTTTTGTCCCCCGACGCCATGGTTCCGGTGGACACTTCGATGGCGTCGATGCCCGCGTCCGAAAGCCGCCCGGCCGCGAAAAGCGCCTCTTCAATCTCAAGCCCCCCCTCCAGATGGTCGCCCGCCGTCAGTTTTATCATCGCCGGAAAATCGTGGCCCGCCTCCTTTCGGACAGCGTCGTAAACCTCCATCAGAAAACGGCTCCGGCCCTCGATGCCGCCGCCGTAGTCATCTTCCCGAAGATTGGTGTGCGGGGACAGGAACTGGTTGATGAGATACCCGTGGGCGCCGTGAAGCTGGACCGCGTCAAATTCCCACTCCCTGGCCCTGCGCGCGCCGGCCCCGAATGCCGCCGCGATATCGCGAATCTCCGGGATGGAAAGCGCCCCGGGGGTCTCGGGATACTGGACCGTTTCCACGGCCGAAGGCGCCAGGGTCCGCCCGCCCGCCGTTTTGGAGTCGGTCTGCCCCCCGGCGTGGACCAGCTGAACGGCGATCTTTCCCCCGGCGTCGTGAACGGCCCGGGTGATCCGTAAGGCGTCCTTCGCGAAATCATCGGTGTGAAAGCCCATTTTGCCGGGCAGCTGTTTGCCGTCCGGCCGCACAAAGGCGTAGCCGGTGATAATCAGCCCCACGCCCCCCCGGGCCAGGTTTCCATAAAAGGCGGCCAGCTTTTCAGACGGGCGGCCGTCGGGCCCGCACATTCCCTCCCAGGTGGCGGAGCGCGCCACACGGTTGGAAAGCCTCATGCCGTTGATGACTGTTTCCTCGAATAATGTCGCCATATCCATCTCCTCCTTTAAATCCTTTAAAATTTTTTTGAAAACCCTTTGAAAATTTAGCGCCGCGATTTTTGTTTGACAAGAGTAAAGATGCGAAAAAAACTCCAGGGCCCCGAAACGATTTCCTGTTGCAAAAAATCCTGAACGCTGATAAAGGACACATGAAACGTTTCTGATCTTAACCGCTTGTGTTTATTTTAAATCATTACAACCCAAAAAGGGGTGAGTCCCGATGTTTGCAAACACGCAGGTGTGGATGGATCTTTTTTTAAAATTCAGCGCCGCCACGATTTTAAGCGGGGCCATCGGCCTGGAGCGGGAGTACCACGGCCGGGCGGCGGGCCTTCGCACCCATATCCTGGTGTGTCTGGCCTCCACCGCCATCATGTCCATCTCCCAGGCGGCCCAGGCGGTCTTCGAGTCCCAGGGCGCCGAGTCGGTGTTCAGAATCGATCCCTGGCGCCTGGCCGCCGGAATCGTGACCGGCATCGGTTTTTTGGGGGGCGGCGCCATTTTGAAATCCAACGACCTGATCCGGGGGCTGACCACGGCCGCCTGCGTCTGGTTTGTGGCCGCCATCGGGATCATCATCGGCTCGGGGCTCTATGCGCCAGCCATCATGATCACCCTTTTCGGACTCGCGGTCCTCACCGGCCTGGAGCCTTTGGGGAACCGGATTCCTTCGGAAAAATTCGGCAGAATCGAAATCGTTTCGGAAATGGCGTCCGCTGAAAAAATCGAAAACGCCTGCCTGAATATTTTGAGACAATACGCCATCTCCATTGTCGGCACCGTGATCTCGGCGGATTCCGAAACCGGCCAGAGAACCCTGACCCTTGAGATCAGGACCCGGAAAGTCAAAAACAAACACGAAATTTTAAAAAAGCTGTTTTATCTGCCCAATGTCAAAAGCGTGAGATGGTGACGAAGCGCGGAAAGAATCTTTTGAAAGGACACCCATGGCCTCAAAAAAAATACGGATCATCGGCGGCTCGGCGGCCGGGGCAAAGGCGGCGGGAAGGGCCAGGCGAATGGATGAGCGCGCCGACATCGCCATCCTCCAGAATGTCCCGGACCTGGCCATGGCCACATGCGCCTATCCCTATTACGCCCAGGGAATTGTGAAAAGAAGGGATTTTTTGTTCAAAACCCCGGACTACTTTTTAAAGGCAAAAAACGTCGAGGCCCTCACCGGCGTGGAGGCGCTGGAGATCGACCGTTCCGCCAAAGAGGTCCTGTGCCGGGAGGTCGGCGCCGGCCGCCTTTTCAAACGCTCCTACGACAAACTCATCCTCGCCACCGGCGCCCGGCCCCGGCGCCTTGGGGTGGAGGGGGAGGGCCTTAATGGGGTTTCGGCGTTGCACACCCTGGGGGACAGCGATTATTTCAAAAGCGTGTGCAAAGGTGAAAACATCTCAAAGGCCGCGGTCATCGGCGGCGGCCTGGTGGGGATGGAGGCCTGCGAGGCCCTGGCCCTTTCCGGCGCCCGGGTGACGGTGGCGGAGTTTTCGGACCAGATCCTTCCCATGCTGGACTGGGATCTGGCGGCCCTGGTTCAGAATCATTGCGAGCAAAAGGGCGTCCGGGTGAGGCTGAATGTCTCGGTGGAGCGATTTTCAGGACAGAACGGGGTCCTTAAGGCCGTCCATTTCACGGACGGAACCCAAATGGAATGCGGTCTGGCCATTGTGGCCGCCGGGGTGGCGCCCCATGCGGAGCTGGCCGAAAAAGCCGGGCTTTCCATCGGCCCCACCGGGGGGATTGAAACCGACGCCCATATGCGGACATCGGACCCCGACATTTACGCGGCCGGGGACTGCGCCCAAAAAATCGACCGGATCACCGGCGAGCCGGTTCTGTCGCCCATGGGGGATCTGGCCAATCTCGAGGGCCGGGTGGCCGGGGAAAACGCCGCGGCCGGGGACCGGGCGGTTTTCAACGGCGTTTTGCGGACCGGGATCTGCAAAATCTTTGATTTTTCCGCCGGCGCCGCCGGTGTGAGCCAAAAACAGGCCAGACGCCTGGGGCTCGACTGTCTCGCCTCCCTTTGCGCGGGGTCCGACAAACCCTTTTTCATGAACCCCGGCTCCCTGGTCAGCCGCATGACGGCCGACAAAAAAGACAGGACCCTTCTGGGGTTTCAGTGCGTGGGAACCGGCGATGTCTCCAGGCAGGCGGCGACGGCCGCCGCAGCCATTTACGGAAAAATGTCCGCGTCCGACGCGGCGGGTCTGGACATGCCCTACGCCCCGCCCTTTTCCCCGGCCATCGATCATTTCATCGCGGCGGCCCATGTCCTGACCAACCAGGCCGACCATCTCTTTTCCCCCGTCTCGTCCTTTGAAGTGAAAAAAGCGGCCGGGGGAAAAAACCCGCCCTTTATCCTGGATGTCCGGGACCCCGGGGAATACCGGTCCATCCGCCTGGGAATCGGCGAAACCCTCATCCCTGTGGGCGATTTGAGACAAAACCCCGACGCCCTGCCCCGGGACAAAAACGCCGCCATCGTCTGCTACTGCGCAGTGTCCGCCCGGGCCTATGAGGCGTCGCGGATTCTTCTGGCGAACGGCTATGAAAATGTCCGGGTCATGGAGGGCGGGATCGCGGCCTGGCCATTTGAAATGGAAAAAACCGGGGCGCGGGCGTGAGTCGGCTTCTGGTCATCGACAACTACGACTCCTTCACCTGGAACCTGGTCCAGATGTTCATGGGGCGGGGGCTTTCCATCGAGGTTCATCGAAACGACCGCCTGTCCGTGTCCGAGGCCTTTGACATGAGCCCCGACCTGATCCTGGTGAGCCCGGGGCCGGGCGACCCCGGCGACGCGGGAATCTCCATGGAGATCATCCGCCGATTCGCCGACAAGGTTCCCCTGCTGGGGGTGTGCCTGGGCATGCAGTGCCTCAACGAGGTCTTCGGAGGAGAAACCGTCCGGGCCGGGCTTCCCATGCACGGCAAGACCAGCGACATTTATCACGACAACCGGGGCCTGTTCGCCGGCCTCCCCCTCCCCTTCCCGGCGGCCCGGTATCATTCCCTGGCGGTCCGGCCCGGCGCCGGAACCCTGGAAGCGCTGACGGTCTCCGCCCGGACAAAGGACCAGGTCATCATGGGGCTGTCCCACCGCGAATACCCCCTCCACGGCGTGCAGTTCCATCCTGAAAGTTTCCTCACCCCCCAGGGATTCATAATCATCGACAATTTTCTGCGCATGGGCGCATAGCCCTTTCTCCTTTTTTCCCGCTCCCCGGTTTCCCGGCATTTTTTCCTTGACCCGGCGCCGGTTGAACGGTATTAAGTGAATTTAAATTATTATCCGAATTATTCAAATTTTTATCGGTGAATCGCAACGGGCATATTCAAATTAAGGAGGTACAAATGGCCATTCGGAAAATCTTCGTCACCCTTTTCATCTGTCTTTTGGGCTTTGCTCTGTTCGCGGGACCCGCGCTTTCCAAAAAGCCGTCCCTGAACGCGTGGAAGCCCGCCTTTGATCCGTCAGGCGCGACATACAAATGTGTGGTCTCCAACGTGTCGCACCCGGTCATCAAGGGGGTCTACGCGGGCTATGCCATAAGAGACGCCGTCTGGAAAAGCTCAAATGGCCGGATATATGTGGATTACAAACCGCTGTCGGTTCTGGGCGGAGAGGTGGAGGTGCTCAACCAGCTCCAGATGGGCGCCATCCAGGGAATGGGCGTCAGTTCCGTGGCGGCCACGAACTTAGGGCCCCGTTTCGGCCTGATCAACCTTCCCTTCCTGGTCAACTCCTTTGACAAACTGGACAAATTCGTTTCCAGCGGAAAACTCTTCGACCATTACATGATGGCCATGAACCACCAGGGCATCATCGGGCTGGACATCACCGGCTACGGCAACTACGGATGGGCCACCACCACCCCGGTCCGCTCCATCGCCGACGCCAAAAAATTGAAGTTCAGAACCGCCGAGGCCGCGGTCAACCAGCTGGTTTACCGGCAATGGGGCATGAACCCCGTGGCCATGCCCTGGCCGGATGTGCCGGTGGCGCTCAAGCAGGGGGTCATCGACGGCCTGGACCACACGCCCATGGTCTGCAACATCACCAAAAAATTCGATGTGGCCAAATACTACACCTACCTGAACTACGCCCAGGGGCTTTTTATCTGGATATTCAACAAGGCCTGGTTTGAAAAGCTTCCCGCCGATTTGCAGAAAACATTCAGGGAGACGGTTCGCGATGTCTGCGCCGGCATCCGGAAGGAGAGCAGACAGCAGGAGATCGACGAAATCGCCAAAGCCAAGGCCAAAGGCATTGAGTTCATCCGCCTGCCTGAATCGGATATGGCCACCCTGAAAAAACAGGGGAACGCGGCCCACGAAAAATACGCCGCCGAGATCAACAAAATCTACCCCGGCGACAAATCTACGTTTGAAAATTACGTAAAAACCGTTCAGGACTATATGTTTTACAAACCCTGACGCCCCTCAAAAAAAACGCGGCGCCGGCGGATTGAAACGGCGCCGCGTTTCTTCTTTTTCCATTCGCCCCTTTGTTTGATTCAGCGCCGACACTCAGGGATTTGATTTAACTTCAACACTCAGGAATCAGCCGATGCTTGAAAAGACCCTCGGTCTTGTGGACCGGATATTGTCATTTTTTGAAGACTGGACCCTTTTTATCACTGTGATGATCGCCCTTATGGCCCTTTTTTTCAATGTGGTTTTAAGATACGGTTTCAACTATTCCCTGGCCTGGTCGGAGGAGCTGGTGAGGGAGGTGATCATTTACACCACCTTTGTGGGATGCGGCGCCGCGATCAAACGGCGTTCCATGATCAAAATCGACGCCTCCGTGCAGCTGGCCCCGCGGCTTAAAACGCCCCTGACCTTTTTCAGCGGTTTCATCACCCTGATTTTTTCCATGATGATGATGTATTACGGCTTTAAAATCGCCCATCTCCAGGTTCTCACGAACCAGAAAACCATCATCCTGCAAATTCCGCTGGTATATATCTTCGCCGTTTTGCCCCTCATGGGATTCACGATGTTTTTAAGAACCATCCAGGTATTTTATGAGGACATCAAAGAGCTGACAAGCAAAAACCGCCGAGACGGGCATTAAGGGGCAAGGAGAAACCGTTTTATG contains these protein-coding regions:
- a CDS encoding conserved hypothetical protein (Evidence 4 : Unknown function but conserved in other organisms), with the protein product MGNYRELVTEKMKDPGEAAEYLRRSLDEYFRDGNTEAFLMALRTVAEARGGITKLSKHTELNRQTLYRTLSKKGNPKINTLRSILHSLGFRLSIESASDPRRSGHFEETAAHGERSGIDAIQ
- a CDS encoding CopG family transcriptional regulator produces the protein MKTVQMTLDEDLVQTVDRISKQLHTTRSAFTRKALREAIDRHNIDRLERRHREGYERRPVGGDEFSVWEKEQDWGDA
- a CDS encoding PemK family transcriptional regulator — encoded protein: MKHGEIRWYKFARPDKKRPVLILTRDSALDYLGEATVAPITTTTRDIPSEVFLSKADGMPKDCAINCDHLQTVSKAKIGSLISTLSPSKMSDVGRAIRFALGI
- a CDS encoding NADH oxidase, which gives rise to MATLFEETVINGMRLSNRVARSATWEGMCGPDGRPSEKLAAFYGNLARGGVGLIITGYAFVRPDGKQLPGKMGFHTDDFAKDALRITRAVHDAGGKIAVQLVHAGGQTDSKTAGGRTLAPSAVETVQYPETPGALSIPEIRDIAAAFGAGARRAREWEFDAVQLHGAHGYLINQFLSPHTNLREDDYGGGIEGRSRFLMEVYDAVRKEAGHDFPAMIKLTAGDHLEGGLEIEEALFAAGRLSDAGIDAIEVSTGTMASGDKTPARKKINAPEKEAYNLDAARRVREVAACPVMSVGGFRSYDVCEDAVSSGAVDYVAMSRPLIREPDMPGRWMKGDRRPAACISCNGCFGPGLEEGGIYCVVEKKEREKEKAPGA
- a CDS encoding putative magnesium transporter YhiD (Evidence 3 : Putative function from multiple computational evidences), giving the protein MFANTQVWMDLFLKFSAATILSGAIGLEREYHGRAAGLRTHILVCLASTAIMSISQAAQAVFESQGAESVFRIDPWRLAAGIVTGIGFLGGGAILKSNDLIRGLTTAACVWFVAAIGIIIGSGLYAPAIMITLFGLAVLTGLEPLGNRIPSEKFGRIEIVSEMASAEKIENACLNILRQYAISIVGTVISADSETGQRTLTLEIRTRKVKNKHEILKKLFYLPNVKSVRW
- a CDS encoding FAD-dependent pyridine nucleotide-disulfide oxidoreductase gives rise to the protein MASKKIRIIGGSAAGAKAAGRARRMDERADIAILQNVPDLAMATCAYPYYAQGIVKRRDFLFKTPDYFLKAKNVEALTGVEALEIDRSAKEVLCREVGAGRLFKRSYDKLILATGARPRRLGVEGEGLNGVSALHTLGDSDYFKSVCKGENISKAAVIGGGLVGMEACEALALSGARVTVAEFSDQILPMLDWDLAALVQNHCEQKGVRVRLNVSVERFSGQNGVLKAVHFTDGTQMECGLAIVAAGVAPHAELAEKAGLSIGPTGGIETDAHMRTSDPDIYAAGDCAQKIDRITGEPVLSPMGDLANLEGRVAGENAAAGDRAVFNGVLRTGICKIFDFSAGAAGVSQKQARRLGLDCLASLCAGSDKPFFMNPGSLVSRMTADKKDRTLLGFQCVGTGDVSRQAATAAAAIYGKMSASDAAGLDMPYAPPFSPAIDHFIAAAHVLTNQADHLFSPVSSFEVKKAAGGKNPPFILDVRDPGEYRSIRLGIGETLIPVGDLRQNPDALPRDKNAAIVCYCAVSARAYEASRILLANGYENVRVMEGGIAAWPFEMEKTGARA
- the pabA gene encoding aminodeoxychorismate synthase, subunit II (Evidence 2a : Function from experimental evidences in other organisms; PubMedId : 2403545, 2546924, 6350604, 8096767; Product type e : enzyme), which translates into the protein MSRLLVIDNYDSFTWNLVQMFMGRGLSIEVHRNDRLSVSEAFDMSPDLILVSPGPGDPGDAGISMEIIRRFADKVPLLGVCLGMQCLNEVFGGETVRAGLPMHGKTSDIYHDNRGLFAGLPLPFPAARYHSLAVRPGAGTLEALTVSARTKDQVIMGLSHREYPLHGVQFHPESFLTPQGFIIIDNFLRMGA
- a CDS encoding C4-dicarboxylate ABC transporter substrate-binding protein, with protein sequence MAIRKIFVTLFICLLGFALFAGPALSKKPSLNAWKPAFDPSGATYKCVVSNVSHPVIKGVYAGYAIRDAVWKSSNGRIYVDYKPLSVLGGEVEVLNQLQMGAIQGMGVSSVAATNLGPRFGLINLPFLVNSFDKLDKFVSSGKLFDHYMMAMNHQGIIGLDITGYGNYGWATTTPVRSIADAKKLKFRTAEAAVNQLVYRQWGMNPVAMPWPDVPVALKQGVIDGLDHTPMVCNITKKFDVAKYYTYLNYAQGLFIWIFNKAWFEKLPADLQKTFRETVRDVCAGIRKESRQQEIDEIAKAKAKGIEFIRLPESDMATLKKQGNAAHEKYAAEINKIYPGDKSTFENYVKTVQDYMFYKP
- a CDS encoding TRAP transporter small permease; the encoded protein is MLEKTLGLVDRILSFFEDWTLFITVMIALMALFFNVVLRYGFNYSLAWSEELVREVIIYTTFVGCGAAIKRRSMIKIDASVQLAPRLKTPLTFFSGFITLIFSMMMMYYGFKIAHLQVLTNQKTIILQIPLVYIFAVLPLMGFTMFLRTIQVFYEDIKELTSKNRRDGH